In Nitrospirota bacterium, the following are encoded in one genomic region:
- a CDS encoding HEPN domain-containing protein, with translation MGLKGLESQGLIEKIKFSDKQILSNLKRAGKDLLTAKANLEIDEEWAYTISYHAMLRAGRALMFSMGYRPKGKDQHKTVVDFCADILGEDFKTLTDRFNRMRVKRHDFIYEPERPISQTEAVNSFESAERFVKEITDKIQKSHPQKGLFK, from the coding sequence TAGAGAAGATAAAATTCAGCGATAAACAGATTCTCTCGAATCTTAAGCGAGCAGGCAAAGACCTTTTAACTGCAAAAGCCAATCTTGAGATAGACGAGGAATGGGCTTATACAATTTCATACCATGCAATGCTAAGAGCAGGCAGGGCTTTGATGTTCTCTATGGGTTATCGCCCTAAGGGGAAAGATCAGCATAAAACAGTAGTTGATTTTTGTGCGGATATACTCGGGGAAGATTTCAAGACTCTAACAGACAGGTTTAACAGGATGAGAGTAAAAAGGCACGACTTCATATATGAGCCTGAAAGGCCTATCTCTCAAACAGAGGCTGTAAATTCCTTTGAAAGCGCTGAGAGGTTTGTTAAAGAAATAACAGATAAGATACAAAAATCACATCCGCAGAAAGGATTATTTAAATGA